Proteins encoded within one genomic window of Brachybacterium avium:
- a CDS encoding RidA family protein: MTPKEALRTDRAPQPAGPYSQAIVSGDLLFTAGFGPQDPATGEIPASVAEQTRQVLRNLQAVLAEHGATLDDALKTTVHLADLTDFQEFNEAYREFFSAPFPARTTVGSQLAGILVEIDLVARVRD, from the coding sequence ATGACCCCCAAGGAAGCCCTCCGCACCGACCGCGCCCCGCAGCCCGCTGGCCCCTACAGCCAGGCGATCGTGAGCGGCGACCTGCTGTTCACCGCCGGTTTCGGGCCGCAGGATCCGGCCACCGGTGAGATCCCCGCGAGCGTGGCCGAACAGACCCGCCAGGTGCTGCGGAACCTCCAGGCGGTGCTCGCCGAGCACGGCGCCACCCTCGACGATGCGCTGAAGACCACCGTGCATCTCGCCGACCTCACCGATTTCCAGGAGTTCAACGAGGCCTACCGCGAGTTCTTCTCCGCACCGTTCCCGGCGCGCACCACCGTCGGCTCACAGCTGGCCGGCATCCTGGTGGAGATCGACCTGGTGGCCCGCGTGCGGGACTGA
- a CDS encoding N-acyl-D-amino-acid deacylase family protein yields MSAQPGSAQPTSTVLIRGGRVVASSGVEPADVLIEDERITGVGRIDPSRARGARVLEAEGRLVMPGFIDAHSHAEGAVFAPEVQLALLRQGVTSVIGGQDGVSYAPGDGAWASEYFAAINGPHPRFRGGSVADLLATYDGAVPVNIAYLVPAGTVRHQVMGGADGAAGPAEQEEMTALVAQAVADGAVGLSTGLDYTPGLFAGPDEIAALCQPLAATSLPYVTHMRGGYEDNSQVGIEEAARIGLAAGVPIHISHFHTPAAEAERLMTRLAEMEVDASFDAYPYTRGCSLLGMTLLPPAFSAMAPAAAVALLQDPDQRERLRRDWFPGVDEHPSLGPEWPELITLAHLAAADLAWAHGLTLAEVAVRRGTDPIEAALDLLAACALEVNVVMAVRDQRPVEDLGRLLAHPHHLGGSDGIFIGAHPHPRARGTFASYLGTYVREHGFLDWARAAQHLSAGAAERFHLGERGRVAPGWIADLLLVDPDAVRDRATYADPLALAVGIDDVLVAGRPVLEGGRLTGELPGRGLRAAPTRGGTWTPSGQGAAPDPAAAPDPGSVPDPDGGASSAPSAPQGPDPAALQNRSPHQGDP; encoded by the coding sequence ATGAGCGCACAGCCGGGCAGCGCACAGCCGACGAGCACAGTGCTGATCCGCGGCGGCCGGGTCGTCGCATCCAGCGGCGTCGAGCCCGCTGACGTGCTCATCGAGGATGAGCGGATCACCGGCGTCGGCCGGATCGATCCCTCCCGCGCCCGGGGCGCCCGGGTGCTGGAGGCCGAGGGCCGCCTGGTCATGCCCGGATTCATCGACGCCCACTCCCACGCCGAGGGTGCAGTGTTCGCGCCCGAGGTGCAGCTGGCGCTCCTGCGCCAGGGCGTGACCAGCGTGATCGGTGGGCAGGACGGGGTCTCCTACGCCCCCGGCGACGGCGCCTGGGCGAGCGAGTACTTCGCGGCGATCAACGGCCCCCATCCCCGCTTCCGCGGCGGCTCGGTGGCGGATCTGCTGGCCACCTATGACGGTGCAGTGCCGGTGAACATCGCCTACCTGGTGCCGGCCGGCACCGTGCGCCACCAGGTGATGGGCGGCGCCGACGGGGCGGCCGGCCCCGCCGAGCAGGAAGAGATGACGGCGCTGGTCGCACAGGCGGTGGCCGACGGGGCGGTGGGGCTCTCGACCGGGCTGGACTACACCCCGGGCCTGTTCGCGGGCCCCGACGAGATCGCGGCCCTGTGCCAACCGCTCGCCGCCACCTCTTTGCCGTACGTGACGCATATGCGCGGCGGCTACGAGGACAACTCACAGGTGGGGATCGAGGAGGCGGCCCGGATCGGTCTCGCCGCCGGGGTGCCGATCCACATCTCCCACTTCCATACCCCCGCTGCGGAGGCCGAGCGGCTGATGACCCGGCTCGCGGAGATGGAGGTGGACGCGAGCTTCGACGCCTACCCGTACACGCGGGGCTGCTCGCTGCTGGGCATGACGCTGCTGCCGCCGGCGTTCAGTGCGATGGCTCCGGCGGCGGCCGTCGCCCTGCTGCAGGATCCCGACCAGCGTGAACGGCTGCGCCGCGATTGGTTCCCCGGGGTGGATGAGCACCCGAGCCTCGGCCCCGAGTGGCCGGAGCTGATCACCCTCGCCCACCTCGCCGCCGCGGATCTGGCCTGGGCGCATGGCCTCACCCTCGCCGAGGTCGCCGTGCGCCGCGGGACCGATCCGATCGAGGCCGCGCTGGATCTGCTGGCCGCCTGCGCGCTCGAGGTGAACGTGGTGATGGCGGTGCGCGACCAGCGCCCGGTGGAGGACCTGGGCCGTCTGCTCGCCCACCCGCACCATCTCGGAGGGTCCGACGGGATCTTCATCGGCGCCCACCCGCATCCCCGGGCCCGCGGTACCTTCGCCTCCTATCTCGGCACCTATGTGCGCGAGCACGGCTTCCTCGACTGGGCCCGGGCAGCGCAGCACCTCTCCGCCGGCGCGGCCGAACGCTTCCACCTCGGCGAGCGGGGCCGGGTCGCCCCCGGCTGGATCGCCGATCTCCTGCTCGTGGATCCCGACGCCGTGCGGGACCGCGCCACCTATGCGGACCCGTTGGCGCTCGCGGTCGGCATCGACGACGTGCTCGTCGCCGGTCGGCCCGTGCTGGAAGGGGGCCGACTCACCGGCGAGCTGCCCGGCCGTGGTCTGCGCGCCGCCCCGACTCGCGGCGGTACCTGGACCCCCTCCGGCCAGGGCGCCGCCCCAGATCCCGCCGCCGCCCCGGATCCCGGCTCCGTCCCAGACCCCGACGGCGGCGCCAGCTCCGCCCCGTCGGCCCCGCAGGGTCCCGACCCTGCTGCCCTGCAGAACCGCTCACCACATCAGGGAGACCCATGA
- a CDS encoding alanine racemase, with amino-acid sequence MPEHVPPAVERTVGRTVQLHDKSFPAELVGAPITALEALLSTFSTPLLVLDESAIAHNLRVMERWTRDRGLELMPHGKTTMAPALWARQLAAGCTGITVATGWQADIALRAGVATVQLANTCTDPALLRRLAAHLAAHPEQVLVCWVDSLATVELLERELPAGSSLGVLVELGADGARTGARDEATAREIGERVAASTVLHLVGAAGYEGALAHDRSPASLTAVSAYCERLAALAETLRPLIAGTPWVSAGGSAYFDLVAAAFAPLVGIRRILRSGAYIVHDSGFYRGISPLDTARGVAEEEALLPGMRAHARVVSLPEPGLALLDAGKRDVPYDEGLPIPLGVATVLGGPERPLDGEITALNDQHAFLHFTGATELVIGDVVTLGLSHPCTAFDKWRLIPVVDPATGTVREAVETFF; translated from the coding sequence ATGCCCGAGCACGTCCCGCCCGCCGTCGAGCGCACGGTCGGGCGCACCGTCCAGCTGCACGACAAGTCCTTCCCGGCCGAGCTGGTCGGTGCTCCGATCACCGCGCTGGAGGCACTGCTCAGCACCTTCTCCACCCCGCTGCTGGTGCTCGACGAGTCGGCGATCGCGCACAATCTGCGAGTCATGGAACGCTGGACGCGGGACCGGGGTCTCGAGCTGATGCCGCATGGGAAGACCACCATGGCGCCGGCGCTGTGGGCCCGGCAGCTGGCGGCGGGCTGCACCGGGATCACGGTCGCCACCGGGTGGCAGGCGGATATCGCGCTGCGCGCGGGCGTGGCGACGGTGCAGCTGGCCAACACCTGCACCGATCCCGCGCTGCTGCGCCGGCTCGCCGCGCACCTGGCCGCACATCCCGAGCAGGTGCTGGTGTGCTGGGTGGACAGCCTCGCCACGGTCGAGCTGCTCGAGCGGGAGCTGCCGGCCGGTTCGTCCCTCGGGGTGCTGGTGGAGCTCGGGGCCGATGGGGCCCGCACCGGGGCGCGCGATGAGGCGACGGCCCGCGAGATCGGCGAGCGCGTCGCCGCCTCGACGGTGCTGCACCTGGTGGGCGCGGCCGGGTATGAGGGGGCGCTGGCCCATGACCGCTCCCCCGCGTCCCTGACCGCGGTCTCCGCTTATTGCGAGCGCCTCGCCGCCCTCGCGGAGACGCTGCGCCCGCTGATCGCGGGGACCCCCTGGGTGAGCGCGGGCGGCAGCGCCTACTTCGACCTGGTGGCCGCGGCCTTCGCACCGCTGGTGGGCATTCGCAGGATCCTCCGCTCGGGTGCGTACATCGTCCACGACTCCGGCTTCTACCGCGGAATCTCTCCACTGGACACCGCCCGCGGCGTCGCCGAGGAGGAGGCGCTGCTGCCGGGGATGCGCGCCCACGCCCGGGTGGTCTCGCTGCCCGAGCCCGGTCTCGCCCTGCTGGACGCCGGCAAGCGGGATGTGCCCTACGACGAGGGCCTGCCCATCCCGCTCGGCGTCGCCACCGTTCTCGGCGGGCCCGAGCGCCCACTGGACGGGGAGATCACGGCCCTGAACGATCAGCACGCCTTCCTCCACTTCACCGGTGCGACAGAGCTCGTGATCGGGGACGTGGTCACGCTCGGGCTGTCCCATCCATGCACCGCCTTCGACAAGTGGCGGCTGATCCCGGTGGTCGACCCCGCGACCGGCACGGTGCGCGAGGCCGTGGAGACGTTCTTCTGA
- a CDS encoding alpha/beta hydrolase — MISARSVSHWGMRLLLVMLALVLVAVIGVVAWAKIGVMAAEQAPLDAVQARPGVTVEEDATAIVVSPENPEASGTGLVFYPGAKVEPAAYVARLADLTAEHEITAVIVKPHLNLALLDRRDLDTFTSLAGEVQVWMVGGHSLGGVRACQLAEDADALVLFASYCANDLSSTQLPVLSLAGSEDGLSTPEKIDEARDLLPEDARLVEIQGAAHASFGDYGEQNGGGTARIGDREMTAQVTELIAEFAEPLPDR, encoded by the coding sequence ATGATCTCCGCCCGCTCCGTCTCCCACTGGGGCATGCGCCTGCTGCTCGTGATGCTGGCGCTCGTGCTCGTGGCCGTGATCGGGGTGGTCGCCTGGGCGAAGATCGGGGTGATGGCGGCGGAGCAGGCACCGCTGGACGCCGTGCAAGCCCGTCCCGGGGTCACGGTGGAGGAGGACGCGACTGCGATCGTGGTGAGCCCCGAGAACCCGGAGGCCTCAGGGACGGGGCTCGTGTTCTATCCGGGCGCGAAGGTCGAGCCGGCCGCCTACGTCGCCCGACTGGCTGACCTCACCGCCGAGCACGAGATCACCGCGGTGATCGTGAAGCCGCACCTGAATCTGGCGCTGTTGGACCGGCGCGACCTGGACACCTTCACCTCCCTCGCCGGCGAGGTGCAGGTGTGGATGGTGGGCGGGCACTCCCTGGGCGGGGTGCGAGCCTGCCAGCTCGCCGAGGACGCCGACGCTCTGGTGCTGTTCGCCTCCTACTGCGCGAACGATCTCTCCTCCACACAGCTCCCGGTGCTCAGCCTCGCGGGCAGCGAGGACGGCCTGTCCACCCCGGAGAAGATCGACGAGGCCCGTGACCTGCTCCCGGAGGACGCCCGGCTGGTCGAGATCCAGGGTGCCGCGCACGCGAGCTTCGGCGACTACGGGGAGCAGAACGGCGGCGGCACCGCCCGCATCGGCGACCGGGAGATGACCGCCCAGGTCACTGAACTCATCGCTGAGTTCGCAGAGCCGCTCCCCGACCGGTAG
- a CDS encoding enoyl-CoA hydratase/isomerase family protein, producing MTDQQPPQLTTLRTEVTDRIGTITLHRPEQRNALNAALLAELSAVLDAWEADDSVQGIVITGSGEKAFAAGADIAEVAAWGLTEGLASTMQRLHDRLQDFPKPTLAALNGIAMGGGLELAMSCDIRIAAAEATMGLPEVGLGVLPSAGGTQRLSRLVGTGRALEMILTGRALSAEQAERYGLVTSVVSAAELLPTASEIMTTILAKGPLAIRLAKMVIAPGHDTDQRTGLLLEQLAQTLLFTTEDKAEGTAAFLEKRAPDFGGR from the coding sequence ATGACGGACCAGCAGCCCCCGCAACTCACCACGCTCCGCACCGAGGTGACCGACCGGATCGGCACGATCACGCTGCATCGCCCGGAGCAGCGCAACGCCCTGAACGCGGCCCTGCTGGCGGAGCTCTCCGCCGTGCTGGATGCCTGGGAGGCCGACGATTCCGTGCAGGGGATCGTGATCACCGGCAGCGGTGAGAAGGCCTTCGCAGCCGGGGCCGACATCGCCGAGGTCGCGGCCTGGGGCCTGACCGAGGGGCTCGCCTCCACCATGCAGCGCCTGCACGACCGGCTCCAGGATTTCCCCAAGCCCACCCTGGCCGCGCTGAACGGCATCGCCATGGGTGGCGGGCTCGAGCTGGCGATGAGCTGCGACATCCGCATCGCCGCTGCCGAGGCGACGATGGGCCTGCCCGAGGTAGGGCTCGGAGTGCTGCCCAGCGCCGGCGGCACTCAGCGGCTCTCCCGCCTGGTGGGCACCGGCCGGGCGCTCGAGATGATCCTGACCGGCAGAGCACTGAGTGCTGAGCAGGCCGAGAGGTACGGCCTGGTCACCTCGGTGGTGTCTGCTGCGGAGCTGCTGCCCACCGCCTCGGAGATCATGACGACCATCCTCGCCAAGGGCCCGCTCGCAATACGGCTCGCCAAGATGGTCATCGCCCCGGGCCACGACACCGACCAGCGCACCGGGCTGCTGCTGGAGCAGCTGGCGCAGACGCTGCTGTTCACGACCGAGGACAAGGCGGAGGGCACTGCGGCGTTCCTCGAGAAGCGGGCACCGGACTTCGGCGGGCGGTGA